The following proteins come from a genomic window of Corynebacterium hansenii:
- a CDS encoding serine/threonine protein kinase — protein sequence MTDPERANANPGPDETAPPTEAVTFDPFADETAPPTEAVAFDPFADDSEPGTVATPFDPFADDDDDDAGGGPSPSPAATAPDPSAESHRRALDTFRERRSRARQGRTVADGMVQLPFIPPTNPRDAVMEPEKVAATGKPTPTLSPGDLVAGQYEIAGPIAHGGLGWIYLAQDHNVSDRWVVLKGMMASSNERDLAVVQAEREFLAEITHPGIVKIINFIEPTETDTGFIVMEYVGGPSLRQRKRAQPDGVMPVDVAVGYILEVLPALDYLHSRGVVYNDLKPDNVLLTEDQVKLIDVGAVTGIGAYGHIYGTPGFQAPEVGRTGPTVASDIYTVGRTLASLITDLPSTGGVYDPGLPTPMEVPLFRRHLSLYRLLLRACDEDPDARFTSAEDMAIQLTGVLREILAVRDGVQYPHIGTLFSPQRSTYGTKHRVFRTDQLVDGIARDVTITPQEITAALPVPLVDPTDPGARLLSASSFTEPGELIDTLTAALQNPENSASVEIPLAIVRAQLDLGSTEEARDGLRSAPPRLKKDWRWGWYAGVTELLLDDYDSALESFNRVLAMLPGEPAPKLALAATLELLQQRAGISRQQVLDPVTARATANLDQQLDEIPESMLRHLTETWTTNAADHASMRFHATRLYAMVWATNPTTVSSAFGLARQLTVEGQQEMAISMLDRVPAASRHHRLARLTTILLLTSGAPETLTESRIRRAARRLVELPTNEPRLEQLRIAVMVAALNWLRASGLDHAASRNELFDVPFTVAGLRAGLEAGLRQLARSSPFPRHRYRLVDMANLIRPRTWR from the coding sequence CCGAGGCCGTCACGTTCGACCCCTTCGCCGACGAGACCGCGCCGCCGACGGAGGCCGTCGCCTTCGACCCCTTCGCCGACGACTCCGAGCCGGGCACCGTCGCCACGCCCTTCGACCCCTTCGCGGATGACGACGATGACGACGCCGGCGGCGGGCCGTCGCCAAGCCCCGCGGCGACCGCCCCCGACCCGTCCGCCGAGTCGCACCGCCGCGCCCTCGACACGTTCCGCGAGCGCCGCAGCCGCGCCCGCCAGGGCCGCACCGTCGCCGACGGCATGGTGCAGCTGCCGTTCATCCCGCCGACCAACCCGCGCGACGCCGTGATGGAGCCGGAGAAGGTCGCCGCCACCGGCAAGCCCACCCCGACGCTCAGCCCGGGCGACCTGGTCGCAGGGCAGTACGAGATCGCCGGCCCCATCGCCCACGGCGGCCTCGGCTGGATCTACCTGGCGCAGGACCACAACGTGTCCGACCGCTGGGTGGTGCTCAAGGGCATGATGGCGTCGTCCAACGAGCGCGACCTGGCGGTCGTGCAGGCCGAGCGGGAGTTCCTGGCGGAGATCACGCACCCGGGGATCGTGAAGATCATCAACTTCATCGAGCCCACCGAGACCGACACCGGGTTCATCGTCATGGAGTACGTCGGCGGCCCGTCGCTGCGGCAGCGCAAGCGCGCCCAGCCCGACGGCGTCATGCCCGTCGACGTCGCCGTCGGCTACATCCTGGAGGTGCTGCCCGCCCTGGACTACCTGCATTCGCGGGGCGTGGTCTACAACGACCTGAAGCCGGACAACGTGCTGCTCACCGAAGACCAGGTGAAGCTCATCGACGTCGGCGCGGTGACGGGCATCGGCGCCTACGGCCACATCTACGGCACGCCCGGGTTCCAGGCGCCGGAAGTGGGCCGCACGGGCCCGACCGTGGCGTCGGACATCTACACGGTGGGCCGCACGCTGGCGTCGCTGATCACGGACCTGCCGTCGACGGGCGGCGTCTACGACCCGGGGCTGCCGACGCCCATGGAGGTGCCGCTGTTCCGCCGCCACCTGTCGCTGTACCGGCTGCTGCTGCGCGCGTGCGACGAGGACCCCGACGCCCGCTTCACCAGCGCCGAGGACATGGCCATCCAGCTCACCGGCGTGCTCCGCGAGATCCTGGCGGTGCGCGACGGCGTGCAGTACCCGCACATCGGCACGCTGTTTTCGCCGCAGCGCTCGACGTACGGCACGAAGCACCGGGTGTTCCGCACCGACCAGCTGGTCGACGGCATCGCCCGCGACGTCACCATCACGCCGCAGGAGATCACCGCCGCGCTGCCGGTGCCGCTGGTCGACCCGACGGACCCGGGCGCCCGGCTGCTGTCGGCGTCGTCGTTCACCGAGCCGGGCGAGCTCATCGACACCCTCACCGCGGCGCTGCAGAACCCCGAGAACTCCGCGTCGGTGGAGATCCCCCTGGCCATCGTCCGCGCGCAGCTGGACCTCGGCTCGACGGAGGAGGCCCGCGACGGCCTGCGCTCCGCTCCCCCGCGGCTGAAGAAGGACTGGCGGTGGGGCTGGTACGCGGGCGTCACGGAACTGCTTCTCGACGACTACGATTCGGCGCTCGAGTCCTTCAACCGCGTGCTGGCCATGCTGCCCGGCGAGCCCGCCCCGAAGTTGGCGCTGGCGGCGACGCTGGAGCTGCTGCAGCAGCGGGCGGGCATCTCGCGCCAGCAGGTCCTGGACCCGGTGACGGCGCGGGCGACGGCGAATCTGGACCAGCAGCTGGACGAGATCCCCGAGTCGATGCTGCGCCACCTGACGGAGACGTGGACGACGAACGCCGCCGACCACGCCTCGATGCGCTTCCACGCCACCCGCCTGTACGCGATGGTGTGGGCGACGAACCCGACGACGGTGTCCTCGGCGTTCGGTCTGGCCCGCCAGCTGACGGTGGAGGGCCAGCAGGAGATGGCCATTTCGATGCTCGACCGCGTGCCGGCGGCGTCGCGCCACCATCGCCTGGCGCGGCTGACCACGATCCTGCTGCTGACCTCGGGCGCCCCGGAGACGCTGACGGAGTCGCGCATCCGCCGCGCCGCGCGCCGCCTGGTGGAGCTGCCCACCAACGAGCCGCGGCTGGAGCAGCTGCGCATCGCCGTGATGGTGGCGGCCCTGAACTGGCTGCGGGCCAGCGGACTGGACCACGCGGCGAGCAGGAACGAGCTTTTCGACGTCCCGTTCACCGTCGCCGGTCTCCGCGCCGGCCTCGAAGCCGGCCTGAGGCAGTTGGCGCGGTCGTCCCCGTTCCCCCGGCACCGGTACCGCCTGGTGGACATGGCGAACCTGATCCGCCCCCGCACCTGGCGCTGA
- a CDS encoding L,D-transpeptidase, with product MTGNHRKPSRLRRIARMVAPLAVIAGLAMAPTVAGAQPLPDFGNVAPGPSRADIDGLMDRAQVPGEIRDAVEPLLPKPEPKPAPAPAPAPAPAQEERAADAPPESPCPATARACVDLSGNRTWLQQDGKLLYGPAGMSHGKPGQETPKGSFKVTRKVKDEISREFNNAPMPYAVYFTNNGHAFHEGSTGVQSAGCVRLSHEAAKFFFENLQVGDSVYIY from the coding sequence ATGACCGGAAACCACCGCAAGCCCTCCCGCCTCCGCCGCATCGCGCGCATGGTCGCGCCGCTGGCCGTCATCGCGGGCCTCGCCATGGCCCCCACGGTGGCCGGCGCCCAGCCCCTCCCGGACTTCGGGAACGTCGCCCCCGGCCCCTCGCGGGCCGACATCGACGGCCTGATGGACCGCGCCCAGGTTCCGGGCGAGATCCGCGACGCCGTGGAGCCCCTGCTGCCGAAGCCCGAGCCGAAGCCGGCTCCCGCGCCCGCCCCGGCCCCCGCGCCGGCCCAGGAGGAGCGCGCCGCCGACGCCCCGCCGGAGTCCCCGTGCCCGGCCACGGCCCGCGCCTGCGTCGATCTCTCCGGCAACCGCACCTGGCTGCAGCAGGACGGCAAGCTGCTCTACGGCCCGGCCGGCATGTCCCACGGCAAGCCCGGCCAGGAGACCCCGAAGGGCTCCTTCAAGGTGACCCGCAAGGTCAAGGACGAGATCTCCCGCGAGTTCAACAACGCCCCGATGCCGTACGCGGTGTACTTCACCAACAACGGCCACGCCTTCCACGAGGGCTCGACCGGCGTCCAGTCGGCCGGCTGCGTCCGCCTGTCCCACGAGGCCGCCAAGTTCTTCTTCGAGAACCTCCAGGTCGGCGACTCGGTCTACATCTACTGA